A single region of the Streptomyces diastaticus subsp. diastaticus genome encodes:
- a CDS encoding TrkA C-terminal domain-containing protein, whose amino-acid sequence VAVPEHSRMHGVEVSELRLPTGAAVTLVVRDGRSFVPTPSTLLQRGDELLVVATDPVRDSAEERLRAVGRGGKLAGWLGTSGKEE is encoded by the coding sequence GTCGCCGTACCGGAGCACTCCCGGATGCACGGTGTGGAGGTGAGCGAGCTGCGGCTGCCCACCGGCGCCGCCGTCACCCTCGTCGTCCGGGACGGCCGCAGCTTCGTCCCCACCCCCTCCACGCTGCTCCAGCGCGGCGACGAACTGCTGGTCGTCGCCACCGACCCGGTGCGCGACTCGGCGGAGGAACGGCTGCGGGCGGTGGGGCGCGGCGGCAAGCTCGCCGGCTGGCTGGGGACGTCCGGCAAGGAGGAATGA